One region of Rhodanobacteraceae bacterium genomic DNA includes:
- a CDS encoding AlpA family phage regulatory protein, whose translation MLAGDGLLRLPEVLAVFPVSASTWWEGVRVGRYPKAVKIGPRCTCWHASSIRELIANAGTGEQP comes from the coding sequence CTGCTGGCGGGCGATGGTCTGCTACGTTTGCCCGAAGTGCTCGCCGTCTTCCCTGTGAGCGCTTCCACCTGGTGGGAAGGCGTGCGCGTCGGGCGATATCCAAAGGCGGTCAAGATCGGGCCGCGTTGCACCTGCTGGCATGCCTCGTCCATACGGGAGCTGATCGCCAACGCCGGCACCGGGGAACAGCCATGA
- a CDS encoding GntR family transcriptional regulator, giving the protein MSRPQALMIQIATGDPRPIGKQIVDAIRMKIATAELLPGDQLPSVRGLAQQLMVNPNTVAKAYGELSSEGWLDARQGLGLFVAAPRQRLSRGERERRLDEAVQRFVHEVIALDFSAEDIRQRLEAELRELVPRKIA; this is encoded by the coding sequence ATGTCACGACCACAAGCTTTGATGATCCAGATCGCCACCGGCGATCCACGCCCCATCGGCAAGCAGATCGTCGATGCCATCCGCATGAAGATCGCCACAGCCGAATTGCTGCCGGGCGATCAGCTACCCAGCGTGCGTGGTCTGGCCCAGCAACTCATGGTCAATCCGAACACCGTGGCCAAGGCCTATGGCGAACTCAGCAGCGAAGGCTGGCTGGATGCGCGCCAGGGCCTGGGCCTGTTCGTGGCCGCGCCGCGCCAGCGCCTGAGTCGGGGCGAACGCGAGCGCCGGCTGGATGAAGCCGTGCAGCGCTTTGTGCATGAGGTCATCGCGCTGGATTTCAGCGCCGAGGACATTCGCCAGCGGCTGGAGGCCGAGCTGCGCGAACTGGTCCCACGAAAGATCGCGTGA
- a CDS encoding c-type cytochrome — MRTFLNFVLASAIGAAALLPGAAQAQGGPPPLPPLGPPPIPAGNPQTPAKISLGQVLYWDEQLSTTDTVACGTCHMPRAGGNEPRTLSPNPDSVHPGADQLFGTADDIVGSIGVASHGSNGVYQLSTLFGMAPQVGTRQSQSALNSAYPTTLFWDGRAGGTFVDPDTQTTLIANGGALENQALGPVVNSVEMAHAGRSLTDVATRIASARPLRFSPSIPAALQSWIAGRDYPALFNEVFGSSEVTPARIALAIASYERSLVANQTPHDLQAAGTPSLTQAELQGLQTFQQAGCGRCHGGPLLSDNQFHYIGVRPQNADAGRFAVTGNNADRGRMRTPPLRNLQLSAPYMADGRFRTLEEVVDFYNRGGDFNAPNKDPRIVPLGLSPQQRAAIVTFLSRPLTDVRARDETGPFEHPMLFSESPLAPQPAGSGSTGLGGLIPRLTAVEPPVAGGSEFTIGLDLGRASANARAVLALANPVSVAASALLTHDFALDGNGSGSVNLPLPSDPDLQGQTLYLRVFVEDAAAAGGWSASNSVSFQLLELNDRMFAQGFED, encoded by the coding sequence ATGCGCACGTTTCTGAATTTCGTCCTTGCCAGCGCGATCGGCGCTGCCGCGCTGCTGCCCGGCGCGGCCCAGGCTCAGGGCGGTCCGCCGCCGCTGCCCCCCCTGGGCCCGCCGCCGATTCCCGCCGGCAATCCGCAAACGCCAGCGAAGATCTCGCTCGGACAGGTGCTGTACTGGGACGAGCAGCTGTCGACCACCGACACGGTCGCCTGCGGCACCTGCCATATGCCCCGCGCAGGTGGCAACGAGCCGCGCACGCTGAGCCCCAATCCAGACAGCGTGCATCCGGGAGCAGACCAGCTGTTCGGCACCGCCGATGACATCGTCGGGTCGATCGGCGTGGCCAGCCACGGCAGCAACGGCGTCTATCAGTTGAGCACCCTGTTCGGCATGGCGCCGCAGGTGGGCACGCGGCAGTCGCAATCGGCGCTGAACTCGGCCTATCCAACCACGCTGTTCTGGGATGGTCGCGCCGGCGGCACTTTCGTTGATCCGGACACGCAGACCACGCTGATTGCCAATGGCGGCGCGCTGGAGAACCAGGCGCTGGGACCGGTGGTCAACAGTGTCGAAATGGCGCACGCCGGGCGCTCGCTCACGGATGTGGCCACACGCATTGCCAGCGCCAGACCCTTGCGCTTTTCGCCCAGCATCCCAGCCGCGCTGCAGAGCTGGATTGCCGGCCGCGACTATCCAGCCCTGTTCAACGAAGTCTTCGGCAGCAGCGAGGTGACACCTGCGCGCATCGCCCTGGCCATCGCCAGCTACGAGCGCTCGCTGGTGGCCAATCAGACCCCGCACGATCTGCAGGCTGCGGGCACGCCCTCGCTGACGCAGGCCGAGCTGCAGGGTCTGCAGACCTTCCAGCAGGCCGGCTGCGGACGCTGTCACGGTGGACCGCTGCTCAGCGACAACCAGTTCCACTACATCGGCGTGCGCCCGCAGAATGCCGATGCCGGCCGCTTTGCGGTCACCGGCAACAATGCCGACCGCGGCCGCATGCGCACGCCGCCGTTGCGCAATCTGCAACTGTCGGCACCGTACATGGCCGACGGCCGTTTCCGCACGCTCGAAGAAGTGGTGGATTTCTACAACCGCGGCGGCGATTTCAACGCCCCCAACAAGGATCCGCGCATCGTCCCGCTGGGACTTTCCCCGCAGCAGCGTGCGGCCATCGTCACCTTCCTCAGCCGACCGCTCACGGACGTGCGCGCTCGCGACGAAACCGGCCCCTTCGAACACCCGATGCTGTTCAGTGAATCACCGCTGGCACCGCAGCCGGCCGGAAGCGGCAGTACTGGCCTCGGCGGACTGATCCCCCGCTTGACGGCCGTGGAACCGCCGGTGGCGGGGGGCAGTGAGTTCACGATTGGCCTGGATCTGGGTCGGGCTTCAGCCAACGCCCGCGCCGTTCTGGCATTGGCGAACCCCGTCAGCGTGGCAGCGAGCGCTTTGTTGACGCACGATTTCGCGCTGGACGGCAACGGCAGTGGATCGGTGAACCTGCCCCTGCCCAGTGATCCGGATCTGCAGGGACAGACGCTGTATCTGCGGGTATTCGTCGAAGATGCGGCTGCTGCCGGTGGCTGGTCGGCCAGCAACAGCGTCAGCTTCCAGCTGCTGGAGCTGAACGATCGGATGTTCGCACAGGGATTCGAGGACTAG
- a CDS encoding GntP family permease produces the protein MSLLIVLAALTFLMVVAYRGYSVILFAPVAALGAVLLTDPALVAPMFTGLFMDKMVGFLKLYFPVFLLGAVFGKLIEVSGFSKSIVAATIRVVGAQRAMLSIVMVCAILTYGGVSLFVVVFAVYPFAAELFRQSDIPKRLIPGTIALGAFTFTMDALPGTPQIQNIIPTSFFGTDTWAAPWLGVIGGVFILICGMSYLEWRRRVAAAAGEGYGSNLINEPVNFSGGKLANPLIAILPLVLVGVSNKLFTLWIPAAYGSSHEFMPSVMGNAAPVVQEVSKVAAIWAVQGALLIGIATVLVFAWKTVFSSFAEGSKQAVGGAMLAAMNTASEYGFGAVIAALPGFLVVANALGAIPNPLINEAITVTSLAGITGSASGGMSIALAAMSDTFIANAQAAGIPLEVFHRVASMASGGMDTLPHNGAVITLLAVTGLSHRQSYKDIFAITIIKTLAVFVIIATYYLTGWV, from the coding sequence ATGTCCTTGCTGATCGTCCTTGCCGCGTTGACCTTCCTGATGGTGGTGGCCTATCGCGGCTACAGCGTCATCCTGTTCGCGCCGGTGGCGGCGCTGGGGGCGGTGTTGCTGACCGACCCGGCGCTGGTGGCACCGATGTTCACCGGCCTGTTCATGGACAAGATGGTCGGTTTCCTGAAACTGTATTTCCCGGTGTTTCTGCTCGGCGCGGTGTTCGGCAAGCTGATCGAGGTTTCGGGGTTCAGCAAATCCATCGTCGCCGCCACCATCCGGGTGGTGGGCGCGCAGCGGGCCATGCTCTCGATCGTGATGGTCTGCGCCATCCTCACCTACGGTGGCGTGTCGCTGTTTGTGGTGGTGTTCGCGGTCTACCCCTTTGCCGCCGAGTTGTTCCGCCAGAGCGACATTCCCAAGCGCCTGATTCCCGGCACGATCGCGCTCGGCGCCTTCACCTTCACCATGGATGCGCTGCCGGGCACGCCGCAGATCCAGAACATCATTCCGACCTCCTTCTTCGGAACCGACACCTGGGCGGCGCCGTGGCTGGGCGTGATCGGCGGAGTCTTCATCCTGATCTGCGGGATGAGCTATCTGGAGTGGCGGCGCCGGGTTGCTGCCGCTGCCGGCGAGGGCTATGGCAGCAATCTGATCAATGAACCGGTCAATTTCAGCGGTGGCAAGCTCGCCAATCCGCTGATCGCCATCCTGCCGCTGGTGCTGGTGGGCGTCAGCAACAAGCTGTTCACCCTGTGGATTCCCGCCGCCTACGGCAGCAGTCACGAATTCATGCCCTCGGTGATGGGCAATGCCGCGCCAGTGGTTCAGGAAGTGTCCAAGGTGGCGGCGATCTGGGCCGTGCAGGGCGCCTTGCTGATCGGCATTGCCACGGTGCTGGTGTTTGCATGGAAAACCGTGTTCAGCAGCTTTGCCGAGGGTTCGAAGCAGGCCGTCGGCGGGGCCATGCTGGCGGCGATGAACACGGCCTCCGAGTACGGCTTCGGTGCGGTCATCGCGGCGCTGCCGGGTTTCCTGGTGGTGGCCAACGCGCTCGGTGCCATTCCCAATCCGCTGATCAATGAAGCCATCACCGTGACCTCGCTGGCGGGCATCACCGGATCGGCCTCAGGCGGCATGAGCATTGCCCTGGCAGCCATGTCTGACACCTTTATCGCCAATGCCCAGGCCGCCGGTATTCCGCTGGAGGTTTTCCACCGGGTGGCGTCCATGGCTTCGGGTGGCATGGACACGCTGCCGCACAATGGCGCGGTGATCACGTTGCTGGCGGTGACCGGTCTGAGTCATCGTCAGTCGTACAAGGACATCTTCGCGATCACCATCATCAAGACCCTGGCGGTGTTCGTGATCATTGCCACCTACTACCTGACCGGCTGGGTCTGA
- a CDS encoding ATP-binding cassette domain-containing protein, whose amino-acid sequence MSPDSDLVIETHELTQRYGGKLALDRLNLCIPRGRVHAIVGANGAGKSTLFRVLLGFQSATSGSARILGQDSRALTPELRGRIGFVNEEHTLPGWLSVAAVTAMQRRHYARWNERAYLAVIGHYQVLPDQRISQLSRGERAGLNLALSLAQSPELLILDEPTLGLDVVAKRAFLESLLYSNASEDCTVVYCSHQMDEIERVADNLIILERGRLKCMSPPDEFCARVSLWVADIPFRGPSPERIPGLLNEQRIEGLQHYLVLDQDETFSDFLKAEGARSVNSMPVSLDRAVNAMLSQNHATPLAPAESNHA is encoded by the coding sequence ATGTCCCCTGATTCCGATCTGGTGATCGAAACCCATGAGCTGACGCAGCGCTACGGCGGCAAGCTGGCGCTGGATCGCCTCAACCTCTGCATTCCGCGGGGGCGTGTACACGCCATCGTCGGCGCCAACGGAGCCGGCAAGTCGACGCTGTTCCGGGTGCTGCTGGGATTCCAATCCGCCACCTCCGGCAGCGCCCGCATCCTCGGGCAGGACAGTCGCGCGCTCACCCCCGAGCTGCGCGGCCGCATCGGCTTCGTCAACGAGGAGCACACCTTGCCCGGCTGGCTCAGCGTGGCCGCGGTCACCGCCATGCAACGACGCCACTATGCCCGCTGGAACGAGCGCGCCTATCTGGCGGTCATTGGCCACTATCAGGTGCTGCCGGATCAGCGCATCAGTCAGCTCTCGCGAGGCGAACGCGCCGGTCTGAATCTGGCGCTGTCGCTGGCACAGTCGCCCGAGCTGCTGATCCTGGACGAACCCACGCTGGGGCTGGACGTAGTGGCCAAGCGCGCCTTCCTGGAATCGCTGCTGTACAGCAACGCCAGCGAGGACTGCACCGTCGTCTATTGCTCGCACCAGATGGATGAAATCGAACGCGTGGCCGACAACCTGATCATCCTGGAGCGGGGGCGGCTGAAGTGCATGTCGCCACCCGATGAATTCTGTGCCCGCGTGAGTCTGTGGGTGGCCGACATTCCATTTCGCGGACCATCGCCAGAACGCATTCCCGGCTTGCTGAATGAGCAGCGGATCGAGGGGCTGCAGCACTATCTGGTGCTGGATCAGGACGAGACCTTCTCCGACTTCCTCAAGGCGGAAGGGGCGCGCTCGGTAAACAGCATGCCGGTCAGCCTGGATCGCGCCGTCAACGCCATGCTGAGTCAGAACCATGCCACGCCGTTGGCGCCCGCGGAGTCCAACCATGCGTGA
- a CDS encoding serine hydrolase, with product MSKLLQVLLWSILLTLPASAQSPAEAPDSAVQAATTEATTVEASPPQVQATVPQFALPVTPGPTPEADPGTNPDPEVAGAPPSAAMDTDTETSASIAPLTDSMTSSDGTAIEILSSGQRAELQSYVKGVVNSLRREHSLAALTLSVVKDDALWLEQGFGQSGLAASRPVVADQSLFRIGSVSKTFIWTAVMMLVERGQLDLDADVNSYLKNVRVAEAFGVPVTMRQLMHHRAGFEDSMRLYAVADDDPRSLAELLSEHQPKRVYPPGLRTSYSNWGAALAAQVVEDVSGKPYGEFLQGEILDPLGMTATTWTAPGKLNAIQRQALATGYKRDSGGLDVQGYMQLGAYWPAGGIASTATDMARWMRFHLNGGELEGTRLMSADTHAAMWTRAYDDRAAAADVAHGFQDRPYHGLRLLGHGGGTAAFLTQMVLVPELKLGVFLSQNGTYTRTTITQLPELIIDLINGGGDYTPALAVEPGDAGTLAEVGGSYLQNRRVFSSFAAIMALDGGASISVRTADVLLLQSGDKSTQYRRVDQERDVFESADAGRIAFIREGGRVVAMADSSGVHTFEKVGVLGAPNTLFIAVGASLLLALTCLLGFWWRLGRGAAHGQGMAAGFAATIQLLSALCMLGFAVLVAMMLADLADFDLSTLAGNYPSQSMWHVHYAGWAVAGAGAAMLLALIPAWRATGWSWWRRLNFTAFALVLALSGYLLWQWRVFDAPVY from the coding sequence ATGAGCAAACTCCTGCAGGTGCTGTTGTGGTCCATCCTGCTGACCCTGCCGGCGTCGGCGCAATCCCCCGCGGAAGCACCGGATTCGGCGGTACAGGCGGCCACCACCGAAGCGACCACGGTCGAAGCTTCCCCGCCCCAGGTTCAGGCAACCGTGCCGCAATTCGCCCTGCCAGTCACCCCAGGCCCGACGCCCGAGGCCGATCCGGGCACGAATCCCGACCCCGAAGTGGCAGGAGCTCCCCCTTCAGCGGCGATGGATACCGACACCGAGACCAGCGCCAGCATAGCGCCGCTGACCGATTCGATGACATCCAGTGACGGGACTGCGATCGAGATTCTGAGCAGCGGCCAACGTGCCGAGCTGCAGAGCTATGTCAAGGGCGTGGTCAACAGCCTGCGGCGAGAGCACAGCCTTGCTGCGCTGACGCTGTCCGTAGTCAAGGATGATGCCCTGTGGCTGGAACAGGGCTTTGGCCAGTCCGGACTTGCCGCTTCCAGGCCTGTGGTGGCCGACCAGAGCCTGTTCCGCATCGGCTCGGTGTCCAAGACCTTCATCTGGACCGCCGTGATGATGCTGGTGGAACGCGGGCAACTCGATCTGGATGCCGACGTCAACAGCTATCTCAAGAATGTGCGCGTGGCTGAGGCGTTTGGAGTGCCGGTGACCATGCGCCAACTGATGCACCACCGCGCCGGCTTCGAAGACAGCATGCGTCTGTATGCGGTGGCCGACGATGATCCGCGCAGCCTGGCCGAGCTGCTGAGCGAGCACCAGCCCAAGCGCGTCTATCCGCCGGGCTTGCGCACCTCTTACTCGAACTGGGGCGCGGCGCTGGCCGCCCAGGTGGTGGAGGATGTCAGCGGCAAACCCTATGGCGAATTCCTGCAGGGCGAAATCCTCGATCCGCTGGGCATGACGGCCACCACCTGGACCGCGCCGGGAAAGCTCAACGCCATCCAGCGCCAGGCGTTGGCCACCGGCTACAAGCGTGACTCGGGCGGACTGGACGTGCAGGGCTACATGCAGCTCGGTGCCTATTGGCCGGCGGGAGGCATCGCTTCCACCGCCACCGACATGGCGCGCTGGATGCGCTTTCATCTGAACGGTGGCGAGCTTGAAGGCACTCGATTGATGAGTGCCGACACCCATGCCGCGATGTGGACCCGGGCCTATGACGACCGCGCTGCCGCCGCCGACGTTGCGCACGGATTCCAGGACCGTCCCTACCATGGTCTGCGCCTGCTCGGACATGGCGGCGGTACCGCTGCCTTCCTGACCCAGATGGTGCTGGTTCCCGAACTGAAGCTCGGGGTGTTCCTGTCGCAGAACGGTACCTACACCCGTACGACCATCACCCAACTCCCCGAGTTGATCATTGATCTGATCAACGGCGGTGGCGACTACACACCGGCGCTGGCGGTGGAGCCCGGCGATGCGGGCACACTGGCTGAGGTCGGCGGCTCATACCTGCAGAATCGGCGCGTATTCAGCAGCTTCGCCGCGATCATGGCCCTGGATGGTGGCGCCAGCATCAGCGTCCGCACTGCCGATGTGCTGCTGCTGCAGAGTGGCGACAAGTCCACGCAATACCGGCGCGTCGATCAGGAGCGTGATGTCTTCGAATCGGCCGATGCCGGTCGCATTGCCTTCATCCGCGAAGGCGGACGCGTGGTGGCGATGGCCGACAGTTCGGGCGTACACACGTTCGAGAAGGTGGGCGTGCTGGGCGCACCCAACACTTTGTTCATCGCTGTCGGCGCCAGCCTCCTGCTGGCATTGACCTGCCTGCTCGGCTTCTGGTGGCGCCTCGGCCGCGGCGCGGCCCACGGTCAGGGAATGGCCGCTGGATTCGCCGCGACCATCCAGTTGCTGTCGGCGCTGTGCATGCTCGGATTTGCGGTGCTGGTGGCAATGATGCTCGCGGATCTGGCCGACTTTGACCTTTCCACGTTGGCCGGGAACTATCCCAGCCAGAGCATGTGGCATGTCCATTACGCGGGCTGGGCCGTTGCTGGTGCCGGCGCAGCCATGCTGCTGGCCCTGATTCCGGCCTGGCGAGCGACTGGCTGGAGCTGGTGGCGACGCCTCAACTTCACCGCCTTTGCGCTGGTGCTGGCACTCAGCGGCTACCTGCTGTGGCAGTGGCGGGTGTTTGATGCGCCGGTGTACTGA
- a CDS encoding integrase arm-type DNA-binding domain-containing protein, which produces MAKASNKLSAVALRNPAVGRHWDGGGLYLEVTAEGGRYWRWKYRHGGKEKRLGFGVFPEVSLSEARKRRDTARELLQAGTDPSEQRKTDKADELRASRGTFGAVCADWLAFKGKAWAPESLRKADYVARTYLLPKLKTKKVATLASKDVAAVLKGIAEHAPDLARKARQYAQGVIRYAIREDLRDEGRLLILDDVFAAPKGGHIPAETMPEEIAALLKAVRAYPSEVTRAALLMCAYTAQRPGMVSAMRWDELALDAAEWRIPAERMKTRHAHIVPLPRQALALLEAMKAYTAGRDYVFPPLARQTTPHLHRDALSNALRRMGFAGKHATHGFRGMLRTAGRERLGIDSDVLEAQLAHAKRGNVAKAYDRTTFGDARVKAMQKWADWLDKLTVPATVTKIQNTAAPAA; this is translated from the coding sequence ATGGCCAAGGCATCCAACAAGCTATCGGCAGTAGCACTGCGCAACCCCGCAGTCGGGCGGCATTGGGACGGCGGCGGGCTTTACCTGGAAGTGACTGCGGAGGGCGGCCGTTACTGGCGTTGGAAGTACAGGCACGGCGGGAAGGAAAAGCGCTTGGGCTTTGGCGTCTTCCCTGAGGTGTCGCTATCCGAGGCACGCAAGCGCCGCGACACAGCGCGGGAGCTGCTGCAAGCGGGAACGGACCCGAGCGAGCAACGCAAGACCGACAAAGCCGACGAGCTGCGCGCCTCGCGCGGCACTTTTGGCGCAGTGTGTGCGGACTGGCTGGCATTTAAGGGCAAGGCTTGGGCGCCCGAGAGCCTGCGCAAAGCGGATTACGTGGCGCGCACCTATCTGCTGCCCAAGCTCAAGACTAAGAAAGTCGCCACGCTGGCCAGCAAAGATGTGGCGGCGGTGCTTAAGGGCATTGCCGAGCATGCGCCGGACCTGGCGCGCAAGGCTCGGCAATATGCCCAAGGCGTGATCCGGTACGCGATCCGCGAGGATCTGCGCGACGAAGGGCGGCTGTTGATTCTGGATGATGTCTTCGCGGCGCCGAAGGGCGGGCATATCCCCGCAGAAACGATGCCCGAGGAAATTGCGGCACTGCTGAAGGCGGTGCGCGCCTACCCATCCGAAGTAACGCGCGCGGCGCTGCTGATGTGCGCCTACACGGCTCAGCGGCCGGGCATGGTGTCGGCTATGCGCTGGGACGAATTGGCGTTGGATGCTGCCGAGTGGCGCATTCCTGCCGAACGCATGAAGACCCGGCACGCACACATTGTGCCCCTGCCGCGGCAAGCGCTGGCACTACTGGAGGCAATGAAGGCCTACACCGCGGGCCGCGATTACGTGTTTCCCCCGCTGGCGCGCCAGACCACACCGCATTTGCATCGGGACGCATTGAGCAACGCGCTGCGCCGCATGGGCTTTGCCGGGAAGCATGCAACGCACGGCTTCCGGGGCATGCTGCGCACCGCTGGCCGGGAGCGCCTGGGGATAGATTCGGATGTGCTGGAGGCGCAATTGGCGCACGCCAAGCGCGGCAACGTGGCCAAGGCATATGACCGGACCACGTTCGGCGATGCCCGAGTGAAGGCTATGCAGAAATGGGCGGACTGGTTGGACAAGCTGACCGTGCCCGCGACCGTGACCAAGATTCAGAACACCGCGGCCCCGGCCGCATGA
- a CDS encoding potassium transporter TrkA, with the protein MPHRDVSWRDRWRYRFENTLSRGAPAIIAWLALVSVVIVVLAAITIAITGMGTDPSDADNSRLGFLEGGWQSLMHAIDAGNLAGDAGWGLRLLMLVVTIGGIFIVSSLIGTITAGLEARLTELRKGRSRVIEDNFTLILGWSSKIYSIIGELIIANANQKQPRIVILADRDKVDMDDDIRAKFPSTGNTKVICRSGDPLDLDDLAVVSPNSARAVVILAPESDSPDIHVIKSVLALTNNPNRRAEPYHIVAEIRDEANLEAAELVGGTEAIYVRGDDLIARVTAQTCRQSGLSVVYTELLDFDGAEIYIKPEPALAGRSYRQIIDAYVDSAVIGIMRADGEALVNPPMDTRFAAGDSVIAVSEDDDTLVLAAADIEPRPDLSALVAAPEHAAPPERTLILGWNPKGEAIIRELDNYVSPGSEVVVMCQREGVRDRLLQLSKTMQRQRLRFADGDISNRGKLDALKVHTYHHIILLSYSDLPVQQADAQTLISLLHLRNIAEQQGVDLNIVSEMMDMRNRTLAQVAKADDFIVSDKLVSLMLSQLAESKALDKVLQILFSAEGSEIYIRPVRDYISTEHMVDFYTLTEAAARRGETAIGYRQMAFAHDADRGYGVKLNPKKTDKIRFAADDMIVVLAED; encoded by the coding sequence ATGCCGCATCGCGACGTCAGTTGGCGTGATCGATGGCGCTATCGCTTCGAGAACACGCTGTCGCGGGGCGCGCCGGCGATCATTGCCTGGCTGGCACTGGTGTCGGTGGTCATCGTGGTACTGGCGGCGATCACCATTGCCATCACCGGAATGGGCACTGATCCATCCGATGCCGACAATTCCCGACTCGGCTTCCTCGAAGGCGGCTGGCAGAGCCTGATGCACGCCATCGATGCCGGCAATCTCGCCGGCGATGCCGGCTGGGGTCTGCGCTTGCTGATGCTGGTCGTCACCATTGGCGGCATCTTCATCGTCAGCAGCCTGATCGGCACCATCACCGCGGGTCTGGAGGCGCGCCTGACCGAGTTGCGCAAGGGCCGCTCGCGGGTGATCGAGGACAATTTCACGCTGATCCTGGGCTGGTCGAGCAAGATCTATTCGATCATCGGCGAGTTGATCATCGCCAATGCCAACCAGAAACAGCCGCGCATCGTCATTCTGGCCGACCGCGACAAGGTCGACATGGATGACGACATCCGCGCCAAGTTTCCGAGCACTGGCAATACCAAGGTGATCTGCCGCAGCGGCGACCCGCTGGATCTGGACGATCTGGCCGTGGTTTCTCCCAATTCGGCGCGCGCGGTGGTCATTCTCGCGCCGGAGAGCGACAGCCCCGACATCCACGTCATCAAGTCGGTGCTGGCCCTGACCAACAATCCGAATCGGCGCGCCGAGCCCTATCACATCGTCGCCGAGATCCGGGACGAGGCCAACCTCGAAGCCGCCGAACTGGTGGGCGGCACCGAAGCCATCTACGTGCGTGGCGATGACCTGATTGCCCGCGTCACGGCGCAGACCTGTCGCCAGTCCGGCCTCAGCGTGGTCTACACCGAGCTGCTGGATTTCGACGGCGCCGAAATCTACATCAAGCCCGAGCCGGCACTGGCCGGCAGGAGCTATCGCCAGATCATCGATGCCTATGTCGATTCCGCGGTCATCGGCATCATGCGCGCCGACGGCGAAGCATTGGTGAATCCGCCGATGGACACCCGTTTCGCCGCCGGCGACAGCGTCATTGCGGTCAGCGAAGACGATGACACGCTGGTGCTGGCCGCTGCCGATATCGAGCCGCGGCCAGACCTGAGTGCGCTGGTGGCAGCCCCTGAGCACGCGGCACCGCCGGAACGAACGTTGATCCTGGGCTGGAATCCCAAGGGTGAGGCCATCATTCGCGAACTCGACAACTATGTATCCCCGGGCTCGGAAGTCGTGGTCATGTGCCAGCGTGAAGGCGTGCGTGACAGGCTGCTGCAGTTGTCCAAGACCATGCAGCGCCAGCGCTTGCGCTTTGCCGATGGCGATATCAGCAATCGCGGCAAGCTGGATGCCCTCAAGGTGCACACCTACCACCACATCATCCTGCTTAGCTACAGCGATCTGCCGGTGCAGCAGGCCGACGCGCAAACGCTGATCTCGCTGCTGCACCTGCGCAATATCGCCGAGCAGCAGGGTGTGGATCTGAACATCGTCAGCGAGATGATGGACATGCGCAATCGCACGCTGGCGCAGGTGGCCAAGGCCGATGACTTCATTGTCAGTGACAAGCTGGTCAGCCTGATGCTGTCGCAACTGGCCGAGAGCAAGGCGCTGGACAAGGTGCTGCAGATCCTGTTCAGCGCCGAAGGCTCGGAAATCTACATCCGCCCCGTGCGCGACTACATCAGCACCGAGCACATGGTCGATTTCTACACCCTCACCGAAGCCGCAGCCCGCCGCGGCGAGACCGCCATTGGCTACCGCCAGATGGCCTTCGCCCATGACGCCGATCGTGGCTACGGGGTCAAGCTCAATCCAAAAAAGACCGACAAGATCCGCTTCGCCGCCGATGACATGATCGTGGTGTTGGCAGAGGACTGA